A genomic window from Halorubrum trapanicum includes:
- a CDS encoding nascent polypeptide-associated complex protein: protein MFGGGGMNPRKMKQMMKQMGIDVEELDAERVVIETADGDDLVFDGAQVTKMDAQGQETYQIVGSPDAVADAGAGGGATAVEGGDEPALDDGDDADDGDDGIPEEDVKLVAQQAGVSKEAAREALEAANGEPARAIADLQ, encoded by the coding sequence ATGTTCGGAGGCGGCGGCATGAACCCGCGGAAGATGAAACAGATGATGAAACAGATGGGAATCGACGTCGAGGAGCTCGACGCCGAGCGGGTCGTCATCGAGACGGCCGACGGCGACGACCTCGTCTTCGACGGCGCTCAGGTCACCAAGATGGACGCACAGGGCCAGGAGACCTACCAGATCGTCGGCTCGCCGGACGCGGTGGCCGACGCGGGCGCGGGCGGCGGCGCGACGGCAGTCGAGGGGGGCGACGAGCCCGCGCTCGACGACGGTGACGACGCGGACGACGGTGACGACGGCATCCCCGAGGAGGACGTGAAACTGGTCGCCCAGCAGGCGGGCGTCTCGAAGGAGGCCGCCCGCGAGGCGCTGGAGGCGGCCAACGGCGAGCCCGCGCGAGCGATCGCCGACCTGCAGTGA
- a CDS encoding pyridoxal phosphate-dependent aminotransferase, protein MTTFSDRVERISISGIREVFEAAGDDAINLGLGQPDFPTPDHARRAAVDAIESGKADAYTENKGIRSLREAIAEKHRADQGVDLDPGNVVATAGGSEALHVALEAHVDAGDEVLIPDPGFVSYDALTKLTGGEPVSVPLRDDLTIDPNAIEDAITDDTAAFIVNSPGNPTGAVSSEADVRKFARIADEHDVLCISDEVYEYTVFDGEHHSPIEFAETDNVVVVNSASKLFSMTGWRLGWVYGAEERVERMLRVHQYAQACASAPAQYAAEAALRGDRGVVDEMTDSFERRRDILLDGFDDIGIDCPTPQGAFYAMPRVPEGFVDECLDRGVVVVPGEAFGEGGAGHARISYATDEDELREALDVMAEAYEAVR, encoded by the coding sequence ATGACGACGTTCTCCGACAGGGTCGAGCGGATCTCGATAAGCGGGATCCGCGAGGTGTTCGAGGCGGCCGGCGACGACGCGATCAACCTCGGGCTCGGCCAGCCCGACTTCCCGACGCCGGACCACGCCCGGCGGGCGGCCGTCGACGCCATCGAGTCCGGGAAGGCCGACGCCTACACCGAGAACAAGGGGATCCGGTCGCTGCGGGAGGCGATCGCCGAGAAGCACCGCGCCGACCAGGGGGTCGACCTCGACCCCGGGAACGTCGTCGCGACCGCGGGCGGCAGCGAGGCGCTCCACGTCGCCCTCGAAGCCCACGTCGACGCGGGCGACGAGGTGTTGATCCCGGACCCGGGATTCGTCTCCTACGACGCGCTGACGAAGCTGACCGGCGGCGAGCCGGTCTCCGTGCCGCTCCGCGACGACCTCACGATCGACCCGAACGCCATCGAGGACGCCATCACCGACGACACGGCGGCGTTCATCGTGAACTCGCCTGGCAACCCCACGGGCGCGGTCTCCTCCGAGGCGGACGTCCGGAAGTTCGCCCGCATCGCCGACGAACACGACGTGCTCTGTATCTCCGACGAGGTGTACGAGTACACCGTCTTCGACGGCGAGCACCACTCGCCGATCGAGTTCGCCGAGACCGACAACGTCGTGGTCGTCAACTCCGCCTCGAAGCTGTTCTCGATGACGGGCTGGCGGCTCGGGTGGGTGTACGGCGCCGAGGAGCGCGTCGAGCGCATGTTGCGCGTCCACCAGTACGCGCAGGCGTGCGCCTCGGCGCCGGCGCAGTACGCCGCGGAGGCCGCGCTGCGGGGCGACCGCGGCGTCGTCGACGAGATGACCGACTCCTTCGAGCGCCGCCGCGACATCCTGCTCGACGGCTTCGACGACATCGGCATCGACTGCCCGACGCCGCAGGGCGCGTTCTACGCGATGCCGCGCGTCCCGGAGGGGTTCGTCGACGAGTGTCTCGACCGCGGCGTGGTCGTCGTCCCCGGTGAGGCGTTCGGCGAGGGCGGCGCCGGCCACGCGCGCATCTCGTACGCGACCGACGAGGACGAGCTCCGCGAGGCGCTCGACGTGATGGCCGAGGCGTACGAGGCGGTCCGCTGA
- a CDS encoding tRNA (adenine-N1)-methyltransferase, whose product MTDAAYLLVHEDREYLLEPGEEFGTDLGVIEVPEDVAAGDEVETHLGTVFEVRALRGPDLFNHLERTGAPMMPRDVGLVMGHTGASGGDRVLDAGTGTGILAAYLGRAGADVTTYEVDPEFAEVARGNMATAGVADRVEVRTGDLTEELDALAEGEPFDVLTLDTGDAPAVVERAADLLAPGGHLAVYSPFVEGTRDAVLAAREAGLSEVETLETIQREMDFSDRGSRPSTAGVGHTGYLVFARAP is encoded by the coding sequence GTGACGGACGCCGCGTACCTGCTCGTCCACGAGGACCGCGAGTACTTACTAGAGCCCGGCGAGGAGTTCGGCACCGACCTCGGCGTGATCGAGGTCCCCGAGGACGTCGCGGCCGGCGACGAGGTCGAGACGCACCTCGGCACCGTCTTCGAAGTCCGCGCGCTCCGCGGCCCCGACCTGTTCAACCACCTCGAACGCACCGGCGCGCCGATGATGCCGCGCGACGTGGGGCTCGTGATGGGCCACACGGGCGCGTCCGGCGGCGACCGCGTCCTCGACGCCGGCACCGGGACGGGGATCCTCGCGGCGTACCTCGGCCGCGCGGGCGCCGACGTGACGACCTACGAGGTCGACCCCGAGTTCGCCGAGGTCGCCCGCGGGAACATGGCGACCGCGGGCGTCGCCGACCGCGTCGAGGTCCGGACCGGCGACCTCACCGAGGAGCTGGACGCGCTCGCCGAGGGCGAGCCGTTCGACGTCCTGACGCTCGACACGGGAGACGCCCCGGCGGTCGTCGAACGCGCCGCCGACCTGCTCGCGCCCGGCGGTCACCTGGCCGTCTACTCCCCGTTTGTCGAGGGGACCCGCGACGCGGTCCTCGCCGCCCGCGAGGCGGGCCTCTCGGAGGTCGAGACGCTCGAAACGATCCAGCGCGAGATGGACTTCTCCGACCGTGGCTCCCGCCCCTCCACGGCGGGCGTGGGGCACACGGGGTACCTCGTGTTCGCGCGAGCGCCCTGA
- a CDS encoding DUF5821 family protein, whose amino-acid sequence MTADDAGTEADSEAASDDFDGASEIADVLPRPDDPLAEAVEAALAGRSAVVAVGVPIRLLPAVLAARERSSGDPWRIACRPGVVDALSRALVLGSAVAEAVEGGEIRIRTGEPLGHGTGGTLFAGPERVDAVVGPRGGRTLATTAADAQVAAAGSEAVDGTRATAESRFDAASAATVGMPSRTRLLAHAREVLDDRFADDLAALLASLAPGEFGRTTGVTDRTLLVALAARHDHLFRDLRTWVGTDGVGIAPAQEFTGDRQALVDRGLIESIKVPMGPGRPMLRLRAVDDALLRARVEEVPSVLRGRFALPTDADGRIRDDASREGRRPVWERRRW is encoded by the coding sequence GTGACCGCGGACGACGCCGGAACCGAGGCCGACTCCGAGGCCGCGAGCGACGACTTCGACGGGGCGTCCGAGATCGCCGACGTCCTTCCGCGTCCCGACGACCCGCTCGCCGAGGCGGTCGAGGCCGCGCTGGCGGGGCGGTCCGCGGTCGTCGCGGTCGGCGTGCCGATCCGGCTGCTCCCGGCAGTGCTCGCGGCCCGAGAGCGCTCGTCGGGGGACCCGTGGCGGATCGCGTGCCGCCCCGGCGTCGTCGACGCGCTCTCACGGGCGCTCGTCCTCGGCAGCGCGGTCGCCGAGGCGGTCGAGGGCGGCGAAATCCGGATCCGGACCGGCGAGCCGCTCGGACACGGGACGGGCGGGACGCTGTTCGCCGGCCCCGAGCGCGTCGACGCCGTGGTCGGCCCCCGGGGAGGTCGGACGCTCGCGACGACGGCGGCCGACGCTCAGGTAGCGGCGGCCGGTTCGGAGGCTGTCGACGGCACCCGCGCGACGGCCGAGTCGCGGTTCGACGCGGCGTCGGCGGCGACCGTCGGGATGCCCTCGCGGACTCGGCTTCTCGCCCATGCGCGCGAGGTCCTCGACGACCGGTTCGCGGACGACCTGGCGGCCCTGCTGGCGTCGCTCGCTCCCGGCGAGTTCGGCCGCACGACCGGGGTGACGGACCGGACGCTGCTCGTCGCGCTCGCGGCGCGACACGACCACCTCTTCCGGGACCTGCGGACCTGGGTCGGGACCGACGGCGTCGGGATCGCCCCGGCCCAGGAGTTCACCGGTGACCGGCAGGCGCTCGTGGATCGGGGGCTGATCGAGTCGATCAAGGTGCCGATGGGGCCGGGGCGGCCGATGCTCCGGCTCCGCGCGGTCGACGACGCGCTGTTGCGCGCCCGCGTCGAGGAGGTGCCGAGCGTCCTCCGAGGTCGGTTCGCGCTGCCGACCGACGCGGACGGGCGGATCCGGGACGACGCGAGCCGCGAGGGGCGACGGCCGGTGTGGGAGCGGCGGCGGTGGTGA